In Acinetobacter pittii, one genomic interval encodes:
- a CDS encoding lytic murein transglycosylase, protein MRRFSCIVGSVFLAMTQAQAELVINGSTISSSATVPVVTSEDYTPNNNFQSCLANLRSQAIAAGVSGTTYDRYTQNLTPDYSVIDKLNYQPEFSTPIWDYLSGLVDEERVELGKQKLAQHRDVLNRASQVYGVPPETIVAVWGVESNFGDISGKYPLLQALGTLSCEGRRQSYFRTEFFATMRILQRGDLTEDQLKGSWAGAFGHTQFMPSTYERLAVDFDGDGRRDLVSSTADALASTANFLNKAGWQTGMPWGFEVKVPQGMSIDGEGRRSKKSLSSWSARGVTRIDGSPLVQGALSSSTSAGLMAPAGVNGPVFLVFKNFDAIYSYNAAESYGLAIAHLSDRLKGAGPFVSSWPTDDPGTSRAERREIQQFLINRGYDIGAVDGLIGDKTRVAIRQEQTRLGLNPTGRAGQQILRAFRQEQAQKMMQ, encoded by the coding sequence ATGCGACGTTTTTCTTGTATTGTTGGCTCTGTATTTCTGGCGATGACTCAGGCTCAAGCAGAGCTCGTAATTAATGGTTCTACAATATCTAGTAGTGCTACTGTTCCTGTAGTGACGAGCGAAGATTATACGCCTAATAATAATTTCCAAAGCTGTTTGGCAAATTTACGTTCTCAAGCCATTGCTGCTGGTGTGTCTGGTACGACTTATGATCGTTATACCCAAAATTTAACTCCAGATTATTCCGTTATTGATAAATTAAATTATCAACCAGAATTTTCGACGCCTATTTGGGATTATCTTTCTGGTCTAGTTGATGAAGAGCGTGTTGAGCTTGGAAAACAAAAACTGGCACAACATCGAGATGTTTTAAACCGCGCTTCTCAAGTCTACGGTGTGCCACCGGAAACAATTGTAGCAGTATGGGGCGTGGAAAGTAATTTTGGTGATATTTCTGGAAAATATCCTTTATTACAAGCACTCGGAACTTTAAGTTGCGAAGGTCGTCGACAAAGTTATTTCCGTACTGAATTCTTTGCCACTATGCGTATTTTACAACGTGGCGACTTAACCGAAGATCAATTAAAGGGTTCATGGGCTGGGGCATTTGGTCATACCCAATTTATGCCGTCTACTTATGAACGTTTAGCGGTTGATTTTGATGGAGATGGTCGTCGAGATTTAGTTTCTAGTACAGCTGATGCGCTGGCTTCAACGGCTAATTTCTTAAATAAAGCAGGTTGGCAAACCGGAATGCCATGGGGTTTTGAAGTAAAAGTGCCTCAAGGTATGTCAATTGATGGAGAAGGGCGACGTTCAAAGAAATCTTTAAGTAGCTGGAGTGCACGAGGCGTTACTCGAATTGATGGTTCTCCACTTGTTCAAGGGGCTTTATCTAGCAGTACTTCAGCGGGTTTAATGGCACCTGCAGGAGTAAATGGTCCAGTATTTTTAGTATTTAAGAATTTTGATGCTATTTACAGCTATAACGCTGCGGAAAGTTATGGACTTGCGATTGCCCATTTATCTGATCGTTTAAAAGGTGCTGGTCCATTTGTTTCATCTTGGCCAACTGATGATCCAGGAACTTCACGTGCCGAGCGTCGTGAAATCCAACAGTTTTTGATTAATCGTGGCTATGATATTGGTGCAGTTGATGGCCTTATTGGTGATAAAACCCGTGTGGCTATTCGTCAGGAACAAACTCGTTTAGGT
- the purK gene encoding 5-(carboxyamino)imidazole ribonucleotide synthase translates to MDKTIGIFGGGQLGRMMAQAALPLNIQCTFFEANTDCPAGVLGQVFSSQDEQGLKQFIESADVFSLEFENTPVEDVDVLTQTKALHPPRVALATAQNRLSEKALFDELAIPVAPYRAVDSLESLKKAVAELGLPIVLKTATGGYDGKGQFVLRSEDQIDTAWAELGPAKSLVAESFVKFSREVSIIAVRGQNGEVKTWPLAENHHHNGILSHSIVPAPNSEALQPVAQDYITRLLNHLNYVGVLTLELFVTEQGLCANEMAPRVHNSGHWSIEGAVCSQFENHIRAVAGLPLGSTEVIRPTVMINIIGQHPKTEDVLALNGAHLHLYDKSERAGRKLGHITLMPVDSNELTTLCRQLAKILPEPLALTADMNL, encoded by the coding sequence ATGGATAAAACTATCGGTATTTTTGGTGGTGGGCAACTGGGCCGGATGATGGCTCAAGCAGCGTTACCATTAAATATTCAATGTACTTTTTTTGAAGCAAATACAGATTGTCCAGCAGGTGTTTTAGGCCAAGTTTTTTCTAGCCAAGATGAGCAAGGCTTAAAGCAGTTTATTGAAAGTGCGGATGTTTTCAGTCTTGAATTTGAAAATACACCAGTTGAAGACGTTGATGTTTTGACACAAACCAAAGCATTGCACCCTCCGCGTGTTGCTTTAGCAACTGCGCAAAATCGTTTGTCAGAAAAAGCATTATTTGATGAGCTTGCTATTCCTGTTGCGCCGTATCGTGCAGTAGATAGTCTAGAAAGCTTGAAAAAGGCTGTTGCTGAGCTTGGTTTGCCGATTGTACTTAAGACTGCAACTGGCGGATATGATGGCAAAGGCCAGTTTGTACTTCGTTCAGAAGACCAGATTGATACTGCTTGGGCTGAACTTGGTCCTGCAAAAAGTCTGGTTGCTGAAAGCTTTGTTAAATTCTCTCGCGAAGTTTCAATTATTGCAGTGCGCGGTCAAAATGGTGAAGTAAAAACTTGGCCATTGGCTGAAAACCATCATCACAACGGTATTTTATCGCACTCAATTGTACCTGCGCCGAACAGTGAAGCTTTACAGCCTGTAGCTCAAGACTACATTACTCGTTTGTTGAATCATCTCAACTATGTAGGCGTGCTAACTCTAGAATTGTTTGTGACTGAACAAGGTTTATGTGCAAATGAGATGGCACCACGTGTGCATAACTCAGGCCACTGGTCAATTGAAGGCGCTGTTTGTTCACAGTTTGAAAACCATATTCGAGCTGTTGCAGGTTTACCACTAGGCTCAACAGAAGTTATTCGACCAACGGTTATGATCAATATTATTGGTCAACATCCTAAAACTGAAGATGTGCTTGCCTTAAATGGTGCTCATCTCCATCTTTATGATAAGTCAGAACGTGCTGGCCGAAAATTAGGTCATATCACTTTAATGCCTGTGGATAGTAATGAATTGACGACTTTATGCCGCCAATTGGCAAAAATTTTGCCAGAACCACTCGCTTTAACAGCAGATATGAACCTCTAA
- the purE gene encoding 5-(carboxyamino)imidazole ribonucleotide mutase, with translation MNAAAAQDAQPLVGIIMGSQSDWATLENTANMLKQLGVPFEAEVVSAHRTPDRLFEYAETARDRGIQVIIAGAGGAAHLPGMCAAKTDLPVLGVPVKSSILNGVDSLLSIVQMPAGIAVGTLAIGPAGATNAAIMAAQILGLTRPEIAKNVADFRAAQTDKVASKNIPGQV, from the coding sequence ATGAATGCGGCCGCAGCACAAGACGCTCAACCTCTCGTTGGAATTATTATGGGTTCTCAATCTGATTGGGCAACTCTCGAAAACACAGCCAATATGCTTAAACAGCTTGGTGTCCCATTTGAAGCGGAAGTGGTATCTGCTCATCGTACTCCAGATCGTTTATTTGAATATGCAGAAACAGCACGTGATCGCGGTATTCAAGTGATTATCGCCGGTGCAGGTGGTGCAGCGCATTTACCTGGAATGTGTGCCGCAAAAACTGATTTACCTGTTTTAGGTGTACCAGTTAAATCATCAATTTTAAATGGCGTAGACTCTTTGCTTTCAATCGTACAAATGCCAGCAGGTATTGCAGTGGGTACTTTGGCGATTGGTCCGGCTGGTGCGACGAATGCAGCAATTATGGCTGCACAAATTTTAGGTTTAACACGTCCTGAAATCGCAAAAAATGTTGCTGATTTCCGTGCTGCGCAAACTGATAAAGTTGCAAGCAAAAATATTCCGGGTCAGGTGTAA
- a CDS encoding DMT family protein, translated as MKDVPLSPTVLAFAFLIISNCFMTLAWYGHLKFLHHAPIWQAILFGWIIALLEYSFMIPATRILSAQGWLLGEMKITQEVVTLVVFVPFMIFLFKQPFKLDYLWAMLCLFGCVYFVFRSQ; from the coding sequence ATGAAGGATGTGCCTTTGAGCCCAACGGTTTTAGCTTTTGCTTTCTTAATTATCTCTAATTGCTTTATGACGCTCGCATGGTACGGGCATCTCAAATTTTTACACCATGCTCCCATTTGGCAAGCAATCCTATTCGGTTGGATTATTGCCTTACTTGAATACAGTTTTATGATTCCCGCTACTCGTATATTGAGTGCGCAAGGTTGGTTACTCGGTGAAATGAAGATCACTCAGGAAGTGGTCACGCTGGTTGTGTTTGTACCATTTATGATTTTCTTATTTAAACAGCCATTTAAACTCGATTACTTATGGGCGATGTTATGTCTATTTGGTTGTGTTTATTTTGTATTTAGAAGCCAATAA
- the mpl gene encoding UDP-N-acetylmuramate:L-alanyl-gamma-D-glutamyl-meso-diaminopimelate ligase, with protein sequence MHLHILGICGTFMGSLALLARDLGHKVTGSDLNVYPPMSTQLENAGITLMQGYDRSHLQPHPDLVIVGNAMKRGIDAVEYMLNEGLPYISGPQFLADHVLQGKHVLGVAGTHGKTTTTTMLAWVLDQAGLNPGFLIGGVPLGFSESARLGGGKYFCVEADEYDSAFFDKRSKFVHYHPKTAILNNLEFDHADIFDDLAAIQKQFHHLVRTIPSEGRIIAPITETHIDEVLEMGCWTPVIRTSLEANEKAALSAELISIDGSHFKVLENGNVVGEVKWSMTGQHSVANALATIAAAQHVGVALEQACEALSNFGGVKRRMELLGTVNGIEVYDDFAHHPTAIDTTLDGARKRLGERRLWAIIEPRSNTMRMGSHKDGLAHSARLADDVIWYQPEGLDWDLQPVIEAASNRAQVSRSLDEIIERIVNEAGEGDAVVIMSNGGFGGLHQKLMSALKAKAA encoded by the coding sequence ATGCATCTGCATATCTTGGGTATTTGTGGCACTTTTATGGGCTCTTTAGCACTTTTAGCTCGTGATTTAGGACATAAGGTAACTGGTTCCGATTTAAATGTTTACCCACCAATGTCTACCCAGTTAGAAAACGCAGGCATTACACTCATGCAAGGCTACGACCGTAGTCATTTACAGCCTCATCCGGACTTGGTTATTGTTGGAAATGCCATGAAACGTGGTATTGATGCCGTTGAATATATGCTGAACGAAGGCTTGCCTTATATTTCCGGTCCACAATTTCTTGCTGATCATGTTTTACAAGGTAAACACGTGCTTGGTGTAGCGGGTACTCACGGCAAAACAACCACAACGACTATGTTGGCTTGGGTACTTGATCAGGCGGGATTAAATCCAGGCTTTTTAATTGGTGGTGTTCCACTTGGCTTTAGTGAAAGTGCTCGTTTAGGTGGCGGCAAATACTTCTGTGTTGAAGCCGATGAATATGACTCTGCTTTCTTTGATAAACGTTCTAAGTTTGTTCATTATCATCCGAAAACGGCGATTTTAAACAATCTTGAATTTGACCATGCTGATATTTTTGATGACCTAGCAGCAATTCAAAAGCAGTTCCATCATCTTGTGCGTACCATTCCAAGTGAAGGCCGTATTATTGCGCCAATTACTGAAACTCATATTGATGAAGTACTTGAAATGGGCTGCTGGACACCCGTGATTCGTACCAGTTTAGAAGCAAATGAAAAAGCTGCTTTATCGGCTGAATTAATCTCAATTGATGGTAGCCATTTTAAAGTACTTGAAAATGGCAATGTGGTTGGCGAAGTAAAGTGGAGCATGACAGGGCAACATAGCGTAGCGAATGCTTTGGCAACTATTGCAGCTGCTCAGCATGTAGGTGTTGCGCTTGAACAAGCTTGTGAAGCTTTATCTAACTTTGGTGGTGTAAAACGTCGTATGGAGTTACTCGGCACAGTCAACGGCATTGAGGTTTATGATGACTTTGCTCACCACCCAACAGCAATTGACACCACTTTAGATGGTGCGCGTAAGCGCTTAGGTGAACGCCGTTTATGGGCCATTATTGAACCACGTTCAAATACTATGCGTATGGGCAGTCATAAAGATGGCTTAGCACATTCAGCGCGTTTAGCAGATGACGTTATCTGGTATCAGCCAGAAGGTTTAGATTGGGATTTACAACCTGTAATTGAAGCTGCTTCTAACCGTGCTCAAGTCAGTCGTTCACTTGATGAAATTATTGAACGTATTGTCAATGAAGCAGGTGAGGGCGATGCTGTTGTGATTATGTCTAACGGTGGCTTTGGTGGCTTACATCAAAAATTAATGAGCGCATTAAAAGCGAAAGCTGCTTAA
- a CDS encoding low temperature requirement protein A, translating into MRDLGVEIKVLTCRHFIRERYFMTTQEKQKKLSLRPLSPRDPKQPHRAATPLELLFDLIFVVAIATAGQQLHHAIIENHLWHALPSYLMVFFALWWAWMNFSWFASAYDNDDALYRCLTFVQIVGSLVMAAGIPDVFHSQDFDIIIVGYVIMRLALVTQWLRAAKHDPERRITAYRYAIGIVLVQVGWLVANFAHILSIPVFLFLVVMELFIPIYAEKYSPTPWHPHHIVERYALLTIIVLGESIVGSFNAIRDALAAQSMNIPAVFLMIGGLMLMFAMWWAYFDRSEQHHHVKGVRPFVWGYGHYFVFVSIAAVGAALAAAVDVTTHHAHISDLYMGIVVAFSVVLYTTCIWILYEFQCLSGITKWFYPITALIILCIPFICNNVGYSVFAMGIVYSLRLIVSNKFLDNIEPEKV; encoded by the coding sequence ATGCGTGATCTGGGCGTTGAGATTAAAGTGTTAACGTGTCGGCACTTTATACGAGAACGTTATTTCATGACTACTCAAGAAAAACAGAAAAAATTAAGTTTAAGGCCCCTATCTCCAAGAGATCCAAAACAACCACATAGAGCAGCGACTCCCCTCGAATTATTGTTCGATTTAATTTTTGTGGTCGCAATTGCAACAGCTGGTCAGCAGTTACACCACGCGATTATTGAAAATCACCTCTGGCATGCACTGCCAAGCTACCTGATGGTATTTTTTGCGCTGTGGTGGGCATGGATGAATTTTTCATGGTTTGCCTCAGCATATGACAATGATGATGCTTTGTATCGCTGCCTTACCTTTGTGCAGATTGTAGGTTCATTGGTCATGGCTGCGGGTATTCCTGATGTGTTTCACAGTCAGGATTTTGACATCATTATTGTAGGCTATGTGATTATGCGCTTAGCTTTGGTTACCCAGTGGTTGAGAGCCGCAAAACATGACCCTGAACGACGAATTACGGCTTATCGCTATGCGATAGGCATTGTATTAGTTCAGGTAGGTTGGTTAGTTGCTAATTTCGCGCACATACTTTCTATCCCCGTTTTTTTATTTTTAGTAGTGATGGAGCTATTTATTCCCATCTATGCAGAGAAATATTCTCCAACGCCGTGGCACCCTCATCATATTGTAGAGCGCTATGCCCTACTCACAATTATTGTGTTGGGTGAGTCGATTGTCGGTAGTTTTAATGCAATACGTGATGCCTTAGCAGCTCAGTCCATGAATATCCCTGCTGTATTCTTGATGATTGGTGGATTAATGCTGATGTTTGCCATGTGGTGGGCTTATTTTGACCGTAGCGAACAACACCATCATGTTAAAGGTGTACGCCCTTTTGTTTGGGGATACGGCCATTATTTTGTTTTTGTCAGTATTGCTGCGGTAGGTGCGGCGCTTGCTGCTGCTGTGGATGTCACAACCCATCATGCGCATATTTCTGATTTATATATGGGAATAGTCGTTGCGTTTAGTGTGGTGCTCTATACCACCTGTATTTGGATACTTTACGAGTTCCAATGCTTATCTGGAATCACGAAATGGTTTTACCCGATCACAGCACTGATTATTTTATGTATTCCGTTTATTTGTAATAACGTGGGATATAGCGTTTTTGCGATGGGTATTGTCTATAGTTTACGTTTAATCGTTTCTAATAAATTTTTGGATAATATAGAACCAGAAAAGGTTTAA
- a CDS encoding undecaprenyl-diphosphatase, which translates to MSLETLNLSLFHVINGAQDASQFIIRLAIFFANDLLYILLFILTFLWFYGDQDLKNRVIKSVFLTCVSLLVGYVISLFYHHPRPFVMGVGTTFIEHAPTASFPSNHMLIFSTIALSYLFAQRKMIGIILLFLSFVVAWSRVYLGVHFPLDMLGAFIVALLVNVAGYYFWNIYGTPLTAFFIHLYQIICKPLLDRGLIK; encoded by the coding sequence ATGTCTTTAGAAACACTCAACCTTAGCTTATTCCATGTAATTAATGGGGCTCAGGATGCGAGTCAATTTATCATTCGTCTTGCTATCTTTTTTGCTAATGATCTCCTCTATATTCTTTTATTCATCCTTACATTCTTATGGTTTTATGGCGATCAAGATTTAAAAAATAGGGTCATTAAATCTGTCTTTTTAACCTGCGTATCGCTTTTAGTGGGCTACGTTATTTCGCTGTTTTACCACCACCCAAGGCCATTTGTGATGGGGGTGGGTACAACTTTTATTGAACATGCGCCAACAGCATCTTTTCCAAGTAATCATATGCTGATTTTTAGCACCATCGCCCTGTCTTATTTGTTTGCTCAGCGCAAAATGATTGGAATTATTCTGCTATTTTTGTCATTTGTAGTGGCGTGGTCACGTGTTTATTTAGGTGTGCATTTCCCTTTAGACATGTTGGGTGCTTTTATTGTCGCACTACTGGTCAATGTAGCAGGTTATTACTTCTGGAATATTTATGGTACGCCTTTAACGGCATTCTTTATTCACCTATACCAAATTATATGTAAACCGCTTTTAGACCGTGGTTTGATTAAATAA
- the terC gene encoding TerC family protein produces METIGNLWLYVAFFGIVIVMLLIDFLGFKQKQGQDVSIKQAAYWSVAWVSIAALFGGGLWLYLQQTVGVTLANQKTMEYFAGYLLEKSLAIDNVFVWLMIFAAFAIPAALQRKILLYGVLGAIVLRTLFIFIGAWFVQEFSWVLYIFGAFLVYTGFKFLKGQEEETNIEDIKILKWLRNHMRITPQLEGDKFFVRQNGLLWATPLFLVLILVEASDVIFAVDSIPAIFAVTSDPFIVLTANLMAILGLRAMFFLLAGAATKLHYLPYGLGIILLFIGAKMLLLDVFHMPIWISLSFIVIVLAITAYLSLRHNKKQLQS; encoded by the coding sequence ATGGAAACAATCGGCAATTTATGGCTGTACGTAGCATTCTTTGGCATCGTCATTGTGATGCTCTTAATTGACTTTTTAGGCTTTAAGCAAAAGCAAGGACAGGATGTCTCAATTAAGCAAGCTGCTTACTGGAGTGTGGCGTGGGTAAGCATCGCGGCTTTATTTGGTGGTGGTTTATGGCTTTACCTACAACAAACGGTTGGGGTGACCTTAGCAAACCAAAAAACCATGGAATACTTTGCAGGTTACCTACTTGAAAAGTCCCTCGCAATTGACAACGTTTTCGTCTGGTTAATGATTTTTGCAGCTTTTGCTATACCAGCTGCGCTGCAACGTAAAATTTTGCTCTACGGCGTATTAGGCGCAATTGTACTGCGTACCCTCTTTATTTTTATTGGTGCATGGTTCGTTCAAGAGTTCTCATGGGTCCTTTATATTTTCGGTGCGTTCTTGGTATATACAGGTTTCAAGTTCTTAAAAGGTCAAGAAGAAGAAACCAATATCGAAGACATCAAAATTTTAAAATGGTTACGTAACCATATGCGTATTACCCCACAGCTTGAAGGCGACAAATTCTTTGTACGTCAAAACGGTTTATTGTGGGCAACGCCGTTATTTTTAGTATTGATTTTGGTTGAAGCTTCAGATGTGATTTTCGCAGTAGACTCTATCCCTGCTATTTTCGCGGTAACGAGCGATCCATTTATTGTTTTAACAGCAAACCTAATGGCAATTTTAGGTTTACGTGCAATGTTCTTCTTACTTGCTGGCGCTGCGACTAAATTGCATTATTTGCCATATGGCTTAGGCATCATCTTATTGTTCATTGGTGCAAAAATGTTGTTGCTTGATGTATTCCACATGCCAATCTGGATCTCATTAAGCTTTATCGTAATAGTGTTAGCAATTACGGCTTACCTCTCTTTACGACACAACAAAAAGCAATTGCAGTCTTAA
- a CDS encoding glutathionylspermidine synthase family protein: MKRKIFTPRPDWQVEHQNIGFDYFNLPSLDGSIYWSEGVAYEFTLKQIEQLEDAANELHQMCLSVVGDLIQSGDYPAYFQIPETAISHIEHSWKQNAPMLYGRFDFAYDGRNIKMLEYNADTPTGLLEASVAQWLWIEQVSGIANRDQFNSIHEDLIKRWKTILPRGSHVHFAACQEAGREDWGNLEYLIDTAYQAHLQVSELSMENIGWNGQDFVDLHNRPIQNIFKLYPWEWIWEEAFSQYIHPQTQWIEPCWKMLLSNKAILVELWKRYPNHPLLVETHTYDPQQVLSGKWVKKPILAREGANIRILQDGHDQGSASGSFYFDDYDKYGYVVQKWVDTPLFSGQLPTLGLWMVGHQCAGMSIREDCYDIIGNDAHFAAHYFVE, translated from the coding sequence ATGAAAAGAAAAATATTTACTCCGCGCCCAGACTGGCAAGTGGAGCATCAAAATATTGGTTTCGATTATTTTAATTTACCTTCTCTTGATGGCTCAATTTACTGGTCAGAAGGGGTTGCGTATGAGTTTACCCTTAAACAGATTGAACAACTGGAAGATGCGGCAAATGAACTACATCAGATGTGTTTATCGGTAGTAGGAGATCTCATTCAAAGCGGGGACTATCCAGCTTATTTTCAAATTCCAGAAACAGCCATAAGCCACATTGAACATTCGTGGAAACAAAATGCACCCATGCTCTATGGTCGCTTTGATTTCGCTTACGATGGGCGAAATATCAAAATGCTGGAATATAACGCAGACACACCGACTGGCTTACTCGAAGCTTCTGTCGCGCAGTGGCTGTGGATAGAACAGGTCTCAGGCATTGCTAACCGAGATCAATTCAATAGCATTCATGAAGATCTGATTAAACGCTGGAAGACAATTTTACCGCGTGGTAGCCATGTACATTTTGCTGCCTGTCAGGAAGCCGGAAGGGAGGACTGGGGTAATTTAGAGTACTTGATAGATACGGCTTATCAAGCTCATCTACAAGTTTCCGAGCTTTCTATGGAAAACATAGGCTGGAACGGGCAAGATTTTGTCGATCTGCATAATCGCCCCATTCAAAACATATTTAAGCTCTATCCATGGGAATGGATTTGGGAGGAAGCCTTTTCTCAATATATTCACCCACAAACACAGTGGATTGAACCTTGCTGGAAAATGTTACTTTCAAATAAAGCGATTTTGGTTGAGCTTTGGAAGCGTTATCCAAACCATCCATTGTTGGTCGAAACCCATACCTATGACCCGCAACAAGTTTTGTCTGGCAAATGGGTGAAAAAGCCGATTTTGGCAAGGGAAGGGGCCAATATTCGAATTTTACAAGATGGTCACGACCAAGGCTCAGCTTCTGGTAGCTTTTATTTTGATGACTATGACAAATACGGATATGTTGTACAAAAATGGGTAGATACCCCATTATTTTCAGGACAACTACCTACACTCGGTTTATGGATGGTTGGACATCAATGTGCAGGCATGTCTATCCGTGAAGATTGTTATGACATTATCGGTAATGATGCCCACTTTGCAGCACATTATTTTGTCGAGTAA
- a CDS encoding aromatic ring-hydroxylating dioxygenase subunit alpha: protein MNAIPTLTPLAMPCNSSFDAKDWEILSSHWYPVARIQDVSTAPQRVTLLDVNMALYKTESGEIHLVRDICPHRGVPLTKGWVDGDDIVCPYHGLRYNTEGKCIQIPAQPELTKISDRFSLTKFPVVQRYGLIWTSIHGRDITQANIPVLDTWDHAEHQAILPPFVDIGGSSGRQLEGFIDVAHFAWVHHNAFASRDNPVVPKYHTERTEYGLKTVYISNVSNYPHELKHLEPEGFLWKRTFEVYPPFSAVLTVDFPEGGVLKILNACCPISSNKTRLFVPLTRNFDQTGDLEKVYAFNAQIFAEDQDMVESQKPEELPLDLMMEAHFEADRSSTTYRRILADWGLSKRYTV, encoded by the coding sequence ATGAATGCTATTCCAACTTTAACGCCACTTGCCATGCCATGTAACAGCAGTTTTGATGCAAAAGATTGGGAAATTTTATCAAGTCATTGGTATCCAGTTGCCCGTATTCAAGATGTCTCTACCGCGCCTCAACGCGTCACGCTACTAGACGTCAACATGGCACTCTATAAAACAGAAAGTGGTGAAATTCATCTGGTCCGAGACATTTGTCCTCATCGCGGTGTTCCTTTAACCAAAGGTTGGGTCGATGGTGATGACATTGTGTGTCCTTATCATGGTCTACGCTATAACACCGAAGGCAAATGTATTCAAATACCAGCTCAACCCGAGTTAACCAAAATTTCTGATCGTTTTTCTCTGACCAAATTTCCGGTTGTGCAAAGATACGGCCTCATTTGGACCAGTATTCATGGTCGTGATATTACTCAAGCCAATATTCCTGTATTAGATACTTGGGACCATGCAGAGCATCAAGCGATTTTGCCACCTTTTGTGGATATTGGCGGTTCTAGTGGACGTCAACTTGAAGGGTTTATTGATGTCGCTCATTTTGCTTGGGTACATCACAATGCCTTTGCGAGTCGTGATAATCCCGTCGTCCCTAAATATCACACTGAACGTACTGAATATGGCTTAAAAACGGTCTATATCAGCAATGTCAGTAACTATCCGCATGAGCTAAAGCATCTCGAACCAGAAGGCTTTTTATGGAAGCGCACCTTTGAAGTCTATCCACCTTTTTCAGCCGTGCTTACAGTCGATTTTCCAGAAGGTGGGGTCTTAAAAATCTTGAATGCGTGCTGTCCTATTTCGAGCAATAAAACCCGTTTATTTGTTCCACTCACCCGTAACTTTGATCAGACAGGTGATTTAGAAAAGGTATACGCATTTAATGCTCAAATTTTTGCCGAAGATCAAGACATGGTCGAATCACAAAAGCCAGAAGAACTACCGCTTGATTTAATGATGGAAGCACATTTTGAAGCAGACCGTTCATCAACGACTTATCGACGGATTTTGGCTGACTGGGGACTAAGTAAACGTTATACCGTTTAA